A window of Fusarium falciforme chromosome 1, complete sequence genomic DNA:
CTGCAGCTTGGCAATATCAGCCCGGGTCACGAGGGGTTTGTCGCCGTATTGAGCCAAGTGTATCTTGACAGCTTCAACCTCTCGCATATATTTTGCCAGGGTAGCTTCATTCTCGCGTCTGAAATCTTGATCGTCGGCAGTCTTGATGGCGAGGCGCTGGATATTACGCTCGAGGCGCAGGGCATGTGTGTTAAGGTTACGAAGGTTGAGCTCAAAGGTCATGCTACACAGAGCTTGGGCCTTCGCCTCAAGCTTGTTGGTTGATCTGGTTGTCTGGTTTGCGGGGTTCGCGGGCAGTGGTAATGAGGATAAGAGGGGGTGGCGATACTGGGACTGGCTTGGTTCAGGGGAGACAGGAAGCTGCACCACGGGGTCGGAGCGGCGGCGATAGAGGTCCATCTTGGAGGTGAGGCTCTGCTATGTGAGGAGACTGTCAATGACAAGGATGTTGTGATGGTTGCCAATGTGTTTGATGAAGCAGGTTGGGTGGATTCAAGTGAGATGGACGAGAGGAAAAGAATCCAGTGTGAaggtggttgaagaaggtAAGTTTTAATGAGGCTTGGGGAACAGGAGCAAGCTCTTTATCTACAGTCGGTGATGGAGGAAAGAGGCATCCAGCTACCTGCCTGTGGCAAGAGGTGAAGGGGCGTGGGAGAGGAAGGAGCTCATGAAACCCACTTACACCGTTGAGGGAAGGCACCCCACAGACGACACATCACCATCAAGTGTGTTGACAAAATGGATGTCTTTCTCGCTGGTTGGTAATAAAGGCCCAGAGAATCTCAACGTGGATGCAGACGTAGGAATAGATATACAATTAACTACAGGATATTCACCTAGTTGATACTTTGAATTCAACCTCCAGACCTTGTACAACAAGTAGACTCCTCCTATCACTGCATCCCACTGAATCTCTCTCCTACTCCAAATCCCCGATAACTTGAGCatcctttcccttcttcctctcctttgCAATCCATCGCAGAAACATGCCCACGTCCTTCGCAATCTGTCCCGCCAAGCCCAACTTCTGCACCCACATGGGCACCAGACCTCTCGCGTCAGACGCCGTCCCCATCACCCACTCTATCCTCCCATCCGCCAACTCCCTCACCCTCTCGATACTCGTGTACGCTGCTGGCACTGTACCCTTATGCGAAGATTCATCAGCGTCATCGCCTGCCTGCATGGCGATCTGGACTACAAGGAATTCCCTTTGCCCCTTTAACGAGGTTGTGGCCTGCAGGACGGGAAAAACGCGGCGAGTAAGAGGGCCAGGGAGCTGATGAACCGCCTCTTCGCGACGAAGCGTCCAGTCTGTCCATGTCGTGCCCTCGACTTCGACCTCAATCCCTTTACAATCCCACTCCTGcagccttgacgagctcAAGACGCTCGGTGTAAAGGCCGTTTCCGCCTCTGCATGCTCCTCTTTGAAACACCTCAAAAACTCATCCCAATCCGCAGtcccctcttccttcttcccaACGTGAGTGCTCCGCCGCAATGCCCAAGTTTCTGACTGAATATTGCCTGCCTTGATGCCAAGCGACGAATGAGTCTGGGCAAGTGCGTCAAGGGTTTCAGAGTCGACAGTGCGCTCAAAGAGATGCACAGGAGCCGTAGATCCGTCAAATGTCTTTGTTGACTTGTGCTTCCATAGCTCGGTAGGACTGCGTAGCTCTGTGGTATCATCTGCGGATGGACCTTCGGATGGTACGGAACTGATGAAGGGGAGagcctcgaggaggatcGAGCCGAGAAGGACCTTGAGGTCCTCAGTTTTGGCTCCTGCAGGTGGGAGTTTCGATGGGTGGATGCCCCAAAGGCGAACAAGAGGACCATATGACTCGCTCATGGTGTCTTCAGTAGATAGGCTTGCCTTCCATTAAGGGACTATAAGTAAGTTGAGGATGACCTTTGTCGGGATGAAAGAAATTGAAACCTTAATAAGCTGATTAGGACGGAGAATGTATCTGGGATGAAGCCGCGAGAGTAGAAGCAAGATCTGCTTAGAATGTGTGAGAATGTTGCTGGCAGGTATGAAACCATCAACAGCCATCAACTTGTCCCTAGTAATCGTCATTGACGGAGACTCCCGTCTGAGCGGGGGCTAGCTCACATTTCCAAGCCAAGTTCATTCAAGACACACATCATCTCATTCCAAAAACCACCAACAATATGAAAAACAATAAGCAAACCAAAAATACGTCAGTTTAAccatttcttattaaatatgtATAAGTCTATTGCCAGAGCTTTGCCGGCATTGCATGGCAAATGAGTTCTTTTTTTAACCCAGACCAATCATTATGCACTCAACTCCTCAACACGCCCATCGCATTGCCGCGTATATACAAGTGGTGTTCGTATTCTCTCATCATTTCTGTCAGATTTCGAATCTACTGGCGTCTCTCCCAGCGAATGTTGGCAGGCTCCAGGGGTCGCGAGAAGAGCGAGGCATAGTCGGTGCCGATAAGAGTGTTGCCGCCGTCGACGTTGCTGAACTTGAACTCACGGACAACCTCGGCCACAATGGTCTGCAGTTGCGCGTTGGCGAAGTGCTCGCCGATGCAGCGATGACGACCGGCACCGAAGGGCAGGTAGGGAGAAGCGGAGCCCTTGCTGACAAGGCCGTATCCGTAGtcgatcttctcctcctcatcggcgtTGTTGCGGACAATGGTAGGGGCGTTAGGC
This region includes:
- a CDS encoding DUF3074 domain-containing protein, which codes for MSESYGPLVRLWGIHPSKLPPAGAKTEDLKVLLGSILLEALPFISSVPSEGPSADDTTELRSPTELWKHKSTKTFDGSTAPVHLFERTVDSETLDALAQTHSSLGIKAGNIQSETWALRRSTHVGKKEEGTADWDEFLRCFKEEHAEAETAFTPSVLSSSRLQEWDCKGIEVEVEGTTWTDWTLRREEAVHQLPGPLTRRVFPVLQATTSLKGQREFLVVQIAMQAGDDADESSHKGTVPAAYTSIERVRELADGRIEWVMGTASDARGLVPMWVQKLGLAGQIAKDVGMFLRWIAKERKKGKDAQVIGDLE